In Mytilus edulis chromosome 13, xbMytEdul2.2, whole genome shotgun sequence, a single window of DNA contains:
- the LOC139500647 gene encoding uncharacterized protein DDB_G0284459-like: MATHFICQATEPLPHRFPTTRASEKGHGAVSQYELLNLSDKAHCRFPPPGWDTSESSEDSLPLYRVPAPSWKTAANLVGPDPDLCITPEKSSAGKFNNLQGRQFNAPVPTKINRNTLIDPDLDLTLTPEKALEPNDKEHKSNLRNGVCEDGKFKGQHRVRFELDDSRGSSEGGDEESSFLFSRCRPGKPYKPASYSDDNAKDLIDSSSKSENKSKNKPTQYTVNKVNNKTVYVPLHGSDQSKEMKLADHFDKKSTNQDQTDTISKHEQTSVLPEVIYNEQTDTRPVCHIQNHKTQETRSKHKDIKKPDSSSNSEKEQVHIKGQGDSAPKRKVKVKRETAGQPPLSDYNYPFSDGMPDNSEYEHVFKRPEYNSTLRMRTELQQIKDSEIDVAKALEKKLQLSDTKKTEITEKATSKLNTKDSMFSGLVSLEIPVEDLCNQVEQTKSSKVSSKTSRPKSQTVKHSNEPDLMEFFTTELQKEQGEFSLPGLSTPSESLSTASHFRAFDLYRHNRVWDNNSYFSVKKK, translated from the exons ATGGCAACACATTTCATCTGTCAAGCAACAGAACCTCTCCCACACAGATTTCCTACAACAAGGGCCTCTGAGAAAGGTCATGGGGCTGTTTCACAGTATGAGCTATTAAATCTTAGTGACAAGGCACACTGTCGTTTCCCTCCACCGGGATGGGATACATCGGAGAGCTCAGAAGATTCCTTACCCCTATACAGAGTTCCTGCCCCATCATGGAAAACAGCTGCCAATTTGGTTGGACCAGATCCAGATCTTTGTATAACTCCTGAAAAATCATCAGCAGGGAAATTTAACAATCTACAAGGAAGACAGTTTAATGCCCCTGTGCCAACCAAAATAAACAGGAACACTTTAATTGACCCTGATTTGGACTTAACCTTGACCCCAGAAAAAGCCTTAGAACCCAATGATAAAGAACATAAAAGTAATTTAAGAAATGGGGTTTGTGAAGATGGAAAGTTCAAGGGTCAACACAGGGTAAGATTTGAATTGGATGACTCTAGAGGATCAAGTGAGGGTGGGGATGAGGAGTCTTCGTTTCTGTTTTCAAGATGTCGACCAGGAAAGCCATACAAACCAGCATCGTATAGTGATGATAATGCTAAGGATCTCATTGATTCCTCGTCTAAAAGTGAAAACAAATCTAAAAATAAGCCAACTCAATATACAGTAAATAAGGTGAATAATAAAACTGTTTATGTTCCTCTGCATGGCAGTGACCAATCAAAGGAAATGAAATTAGCTgatcattttgacaaaaaatcaacaaatcagGATCAGACAGATACTATCAGTAAACATGAACAAACCTCAGTGTTACCTGAAGTTATATACAATGAACAAACTGATACCAGACCTGTCTGCCATATACAAAATCATAAAACTCAGGAAACCAGATCAAAACATAAAGACATTAAGAAACCAGATTCTTCTTCCAACTCTGAAAAAGAGCAGGTACATATAAAAGGTCAAGGAGATTCTGCCCCAAAACGCAAAGTTAAAGTAAAAAGAGAGACGGCTGGACAGCCTCCTTTATCAGACTATAATTATCCATTTTCGGATGGTATGCCAGACAACTCAGAATATGAACATGTGTTTAAAAGGCCTGAGTACAACAGTACTTTAAGGATGCGAACAGAACTACAGCAGATAAAAGACAGTGAAATTGATGTAGCAAAAGCTTTAGAGAAGAAATTACAACTGTCAGATACTAAGAAAACAGAAATAACAGAAAAG GCTACATCAAAACTGAACACAAAAGACAGCATGTTTAGTGGATTGGTAAGCCTGGAGATTCCTGTGGAGGACTTATGTAATCAAGTGGAGCAGACTAAATCTAGCAAAGTATCAAGTAAAACAAGCAGACCCAAATCTCAG acagTTAAACATTCCAATGAACCAGATTTGATGGAATTCTTCACCACAGAGTTACAAAAAGAACAAGGAGAGTTTTCACTTCCTGGTCTATCAACTCCATCAGAATCTTTATCTACAGCTAGTCATTTTAGAGCTTTTGATTTATACCGTCACAACAGAGTCTGGGACAATAATAGTTACTTCAGTGTGAAGAAAAAGTGA